A part of Podarcis muralis chromosome 13, rPodMur119.hap1.1, whole genome shotgun sequence genomic DNA contains:
- the HSD17B14 gene encoding L-fucose dehydrogenase isoform X5: MRNGRNHMLQRPRPKFSWMFVIWRSRDNIWNGNWAAVPGQVRHGAKVVFCAPGSEGERGKVIEKELNDSAGPGEGHFEVCDVLRETDIKTLVSVTVELYGQLDCLVNNAGGHPPDQTIDDVSAQEFRSLMDLNVVSCFLAAKAALPHLRKTKGNIINIASLVGLIGQKSAVPYVATKGAVTAMTKAMAIDESKYGVRVNSFWEEWGPQRNVLQLLCTSLLRPPSALASTWCLVVELNLDTHRRATES, from the exons ATGCGCAATGGGCGAAACCACATGTTGCAGCGTCCGCGTCCAAAGTTCAGCTGGATGTTCGTGATTTGGAGGAGCCGCGACAACATCTGGAATGGCAACTGGGCTGCGGTACCCGGGCAAG TTCGCCATGGAGCCAAAGTAGTCTTCTGTGCCCCAGGATCTGAAG gggaaaggggaaaagttaTTGAAAAGGAGCTGAATGATTCTGCAGGGCCTGGGGAAGGTCACTTTGAGGTCTGCGATGTCCTTCGTGAAACAGACATTAAG ACTTTGGTTTCTGTGACCGTAGAACTTTACGGACAGCTTGACTGCCTGGTGAACAATGCTGGAGGCC ATCCTCCTGACCAAACCATAGATGACGTGTCTGCGCAGGAGTTCCGCAGCCTCATGGACCTCAATGTGGTGAGCTGCTTCTTAGCCGCTAAG GCCGCCCTGCCTCACCTCCGCAAAACGAAAGGGAACATCATCAACATCGCCAGCCTTGTTGGTCTCATTGGGCAGAAGAGTGCGGTGCCATATGTTGCAACCAAG GGTGCTGTTACTGCGATGACAAAAGCTATGGCCATCGACGAGAGCAAATATGGTGTCCGAGTCAACAG CTTTTGGGAAGAATGGGGACCCCAGCGGAATGTGCTGCAGCTGCTCTGTACCTCGCTTCTGAGGCCACCTTCTGCACTGGCATCAACCTGGTGCTTAGTGGTGGAGCTGAACTTGGATACGCACAGAAGAGCCACAGAGAGCTGA
- the HSD17B14 gene encoding L-fucose dehydrogenase isoform X3 produces the protein MATGLRYPGKVVIVTGGTRGIGEGIVREFVRHGAKVVFCAPGSEGERGKVIEKELNDSAGPGEGHFEVCDVLRETDIKTLVSVTVELYGQLDCLVNNAGGHPPDQTIDDVSAQEFRSLMDLNVVSCFLAAKAALPHLRKTKGNIINIASLVGLIGQKSAVPYVATKGAVTAMTKAMAIDESKYGVRVNSISPGNIWTPMWEKLASQTADPEATIQEGIDAQLLGRMGTPAECAAAALYLASEATFCTGINLVLSGGAELGYAQKSHRELNPSLED, from the exons ATGGCAACTGGGCTGCGGTACCCGGGCAAGGTCGTCATAGTAACGGGGGGCACGCGGGGTATTGGCGAAGGCATCGTGAGAGAATTTG TTCGCCATGGAGCCAAAGTAGTCTTCTGTGCCCCAGGATCTGAAG gggaaaggggaaaagttaTTGAAAAGGAGCTGAATGATTCTGCAGGGCCTGGGGAAGGTCACTTTGAGGTCTGCGATGTCCTTCGTGAAACAGACATTAAG ACTTTGGTTTCTGTGACCGTAGAACTTTACGGACAGCTTGACTGCCTGGTGAACAATGCTGGAGGCC ATCCTCCTGACCAAACCATAGATGACGTGTCTGCGCAGGAGTTCCGCAGCCTCATGGACCTCAATGTGGTGAGCTGCTTCTTAGCCGCTAAG GCCGCCCTGCCTCACCTCCGCAAAACGAAAGGGAACATCATCAACATCGCCAGCCTTGTTGGTCTCATTGGGCAGAAGAGTGCGGTGCCATATGTTGCAACCAAG GGTGCTGTTACTGCGATGACAAAAGCTATGGCCATCGACGAGAGCAAATATGGTGTCCGAGTCAACAG CATCTCACCTGGCAATATCTGGACTCCTATGTGGGAGAAGCTTGCAAGCCAGACAGCTGACCCAGAAGCAACGATCCAGGAAGGCATAGATGCTCAG CTTTTGGGAAGAATGGGGACCCCAGCGGAATGTGCTGCAGCTGCTCTGTACCTCGCTTCTGAGGCCACCTTCTGCACTGGCATCAACCTGGTGCTTAGTGGTGGAGCTGAACTTGGATACGCACAGAAGAGCCACAGAGAGCTGAATCCCAGCTTGGAAGACTAG
- the HSD17B14 gene encoding L-fucose dehydrogenase isoform X2 — MFRGQSSVVQYLKVFVMHVEGPVSVFPVQAWKDPCLSAGVVRHGAKVVFCAPGSEGERGKVIEKELNDSAGPGEGHFEVCDVLRETDIKTLVSVTVELYGQLDCLVNNAGGHPPDQTIDDVSAQEFRSLMDLNVVSCFLAAKAALPHLRKTKGNIINIASLVGLIGQKSAVPYVATKGAVTAMTKAMAIDESKYGVRVNSISPGNIWTPMWEKLASQTADPEATIQEGIDAQLLGRMGTPAECAAAALYLASEATFCTGINLVLSGGAELGYAQKSHRELNPSLED; from the exons ATGTTTCGCGGCCAGTCATCAGTAGTGCAGTACTTGAAGGTGTTTGTGATGCATGTGGAAGGTCCAGTTTCTGTCTTCCCAGTTCAGGCTTGGAAAGACCCCTGTCTGTCAGCTGGTGtag TTCGCCATGGAGCCAAAGTAGTCTTCTGTGCCCCAGGATCTGAAG gggaaaggggaaaagttaTTGAAAAGGAGCTGAATGATTCTGCAGGGCCTGGGGAAGGTCACTTTGAGGTCTGCGATGTCCTTCGTGAAACAGACATTAAG ACTTTGGTTTCTGTGACCGTAGAACTTTACGGACAGCTTGACTGCCTGGTGAACAATGCTGGAGGCC ATCCTCCTGACCAAACCATAGATGACGTGTCTGCGCAGGAGTTCCGCAGCCTCATGGACCTCAATGTGGTGAGCTGCTTCTTAGCCGCTAAG GCCGCCCTGCCTCACCTCCGCAAAACGAAAGGGAACATCATCAACATCGCCAGCCTTGTTGGTCTCATTGGGCAGAAGAGTGCGGTGCCATATGTTGCAACCAAG GGTGCTGTTACTGCGATGACAAAAGCTATGGCCATCGACGAGAGCAAATATGGTGTCCGAGTCAACAG CATCTCACCTGGCAATATCTGGACTCCTATGTGGGAGAAGCTTGCAAGCCAGACAGCTGACCCAGAAGCAACGATCCAGGAAGGCATAGATGCTCAG CTTTTGGGAAGAATGGGGACCCCAGCGGAATGTGCTGCAGCTGCTCTGTACCTCGCTTCTGAGGCCACCTTCTGCACTGGCATCAACCTGGTGCTTAGTGGTGGAGCTGAACTTGGATACGCACAGAAGAGCCACAGAGAGCTGAATCCCAGCTTGGAAGACTAG
- the HSD17B14 gene encoding L-fucose dehydrogenase isoform X6: MRNGRNHMLQRPRPKFSWMFVIWRSRDNIWNGNWAAVPGQVRHGAKVVFCAPGSEGERGKVIEKELNDSAGPGEGHFEVCDVLRETDIKTLVSVTVELYGQLDCLVNNAGGHPPDQTIDDVSAQEFRSLMDLNVVSCFLAAKAALPHLRKTKGNIINIASLVGLIGQKSAVPYVATKGAVTAMTKAMAIDESKYGVRVNRNPQLFEFQHLTWQYLDSYVGEACKPDS, encoded by the exons ATGCGCAATGGGCGAAACCACATGTTGCAGCGTCCGCGTCCAAAGTTCAGCTGGATGTTCGTGATTTGGAGGAGCCGCGACAACATCTGGAATGGCAACTGGGCTGCGGTACCCGGGCAAG TTCGCCATGGAGCCAAAGTAGTCTTCTGTGCCCCAGGATCTGAAG gggaaaggggaaaagttaTTGAAAAGGAGCTGAATGATTCTGCAGGGCCTGGGGAAGGTCACTTTGAGGTCTGCGATGTCCTTCGTGAAACAGACATTAAG ACTTTGGTTTCTGTGACCGTAGAACTTTACGGACAGCTTGACTGCCTGGTGAACAATGCTGGAGGCC ATCCTCCTGACCAAACCATAGATGACGTGTCTGCGCAGGAGTTCCGCAGCCTCATGGACCTCAATGTGGTGAGCTGCTTCTTAGCCGCTAAG GCCGCCCTGCCTCACCTCCGCAAAACGAAAGGGAACATCATCAACATCGCCAGCCTTGTTGGTCTCATTGGGCAGAAGAGTGCGGTGCCATATGTTGCAACCAAG GGTGCTGTTACTGCGATGACAAAAGCTATGGCCATCGACGAGAGCAAATATGGTGTCCGAGTCAACAG aaacccccaACTATTTGAATTCCAGCATCTCACCTGGCAATATCTGGACTCCTATGTGGGAGAAGCTTGCAAGCCAGACAGCTGA
- the HSD17B14 gene encoding L-fucose dehydrogenase isoform X4, whose translation MRNGRNHMLQRPRPKFSWMFVIWRSRDNIWNGNWAAVPGQVRHGAKVVFCAPGSEGERGKVIEKELNDSAGPGEGHFEVCDVLRETDIKTLVSVTVELYGQLDCLVNNAGGHPPDQTIDDVSAQEFRSLMDLNVVSCFLAAKGAVTAMTKAMAIDESKYGVRVNSISPGNIWTPMWEKLASQTADPEATIQEGIDAQLLGRMGTPAECAAAALYLASEATFCTGINLVLSGGAELGYAQKSHRELNPSLED comes from the exons ATGCGCAATGGGCGAAACCACATGTTGCAGCGTCCGCGTCCAAAGTTCAGCTGGATGTTCGTGATTTGGAGGAGCCGCGACAACATCTGGAATGGCAACTGGGCTGCGGTACCCGGGCAAG TTCGCCATGGAGCCAAAGTAGTCTTCTGTGCCCCAGGATCTGAAG gggaaaggggaaaagttaTTGAAAAGGAGCTGAATGATTCTGCAGGGCCTGGGGAAGGTCACTTTGAGGTCTGCGATGTCCTTCGTGAAACAGACATTAAG ACTTTGGTTTCTGTGACCGTAGAACTTTACGGACAGCTTGACTGCCTGGTGAACAATGCTGGAGGCC ATCCTCCTGACCAAACCATAGATGACGTGTCTGCGCAGGAGTTCCGCAGCCTCATGGACCTCAATGTGGTGAGCTGCTTCTTAGCCGCTAAG GGTGCTGTTACTGCGATGACAAAAGCTATGGCCATCGACGAGAGCAAATATGGTGTCCGAGTCAACAG CATCTCACCTGGCAATATCTGGACTCCTATGTGGGAGAAGCTTGCAAGCCAGACAGCTGACCCAGAAGCAACGATCCAGGAAGGCATAGATGCTCAG CTTTTGGGAAGAATGGGGACCCCAGCGGAATGTGCTGCAGCTGCTCTGTACCTCGCTTCTGAGGCCACCTTCTGCACTGGCATCAACCTGGTGCTTAGTGGTGGAGCTGAACTTGGATACGCACAGAAGAGCCACAGAGAGCTGAATCCCAGCTTGGAAGACTAG
- the HSD17B14 gene encoding L-fucose dehydrogenase isoform X1, with translation MRNGRNHMLQRPRPKFSWMFVIWRSRDNIWNGNWAAVPGQVRHGAKVVFCAPGSEGERGKVIEKELNDSAGPGEGHFEVCDVLRETDIKTLVSVTVELYGQLDCLVNNAGGHPPDQTIDDVSAQEFRSLMDLNVVSCFLAAKAALPHLRKTKGNIINIASLVGLIGQKSAVPYVATKGAVTAMTKAMAIDESKYGVRVNSISPGNIWTPMWEKLASQTADPEATIQEGIDAQLLGRMGTPAECAAAALYLASEATFCTGINLVLSGGAELGYAQKSHRELNPSLED, from the exons ATGCGCAATGGGCGAAACCACATGTTGCAGCGTCCGCGTCCAAAGTTCAGCTGGATGTTCGTGATTTGGAGGAGCCGCGACAACATCTGGAATGGCAACTGGGCTGCGGTACCCGGGCAAG TTCGCCATGGAGCCAAAGTAGTCTTCTGTGCCCCAGGATCTGAAG gggaaaggggaaaagttaTTGAAAAGGAGCTGAATGATTCTGCAGGGCCTGGGGAAGGTCACTTTGAGGTCTGCGATGTCCTTCGTGAAACAGACATTAAG ACTTTGGTTTCTGTGACCGTAGAACTTTACGGACAGCTTGACTGCCTGGTGAACAATGCTGGAGGCC ATCCTCCTGACCAAACCATAGATGACGTGTCTGCGCAGGAGTTCCGCAGCCTCATGGACCTCAATGTGGTGAGCTGCTTCTTAGCCGCTAAG GCCGCCCTGCCTCACCTCCGCAAAACGAAAGGGAACATCATCAACATCGCCAGCCTTGTTGGTCTCATTGGGCAGAAGAGTGCGGTGCCATATGTTGCAACCAAG GGTGCTGTTACTGCGATGACAAAAGCTATGGCCATCGACGAGAGCAAATATGGTGTCCGAGTCAACAG CATCTCACCTGGCAATATCTGGACTCCTATGTGGGAGAAGCTTGCAAGCCAGACAGCTGACCCAGAAGCAACGATCCAGGAAGGCATAGATGCTCAG CTTTTGGGAAGAATGGGGACCCCAGCGGAATGTGCTGCAGCTGCTCTGTACCTCGCTTCTGAGGCCACCTTCTGCACTGGCATCAACCTGGTGCTTAGTGGTGGAGCTGAACTTGGATACGCACAGAAGAGCCACAGAGAGCTGAATCCCAGCTTGGAAGACTAG